The Desulfarculaceae bacterium DNA window CGCGGTGGGCGGCGTAGACCTCCAGGGCCTCCTCGCCGCTGCCCGCCTCCAGGACCGTGTAGCCCATGTGGCGCAGGAACTCGGCCACCGAGTCACGGATGCCCGCCTCGTCGTCCACCACCAGCACCCCGCCCCTTTGCACCGGCGCGGGCGCGGCCAGCACCGGAGCGGCCGCGGGCCGGGAGACCTGGACGTCGGCGGCGGGCAGGTAGATGGAAAAGCGGGTGCCCTCGCCCAGGGCGCTGTCGCACAGGATCATCCCGCCGTGGGCCTCCACGATGCCGTAGACCGTGGAGAGCCCCAGGCCGGTGCCCTTGCCCACCTCCTTGGTGGTGAAGAAGGGATCGTAGCAACGTTGCAGGGCGGCGGGGTCCATGCCGGTGCCGGTGTCGGCCACGCCCAGCACCACGTAGTCGCCCTGGGGCAGGTTTTGCTTGCCTCCGCCGGGCAGCCCGCTGGGCCCCAGGCGCAGGTTGGCGGTGCTCAGGCTGAGGCGGCCGCCCTCGGGCATGGCGTCGCGGGCGTTGGAGGCCAGGTTGAGTAGCAACTGCTCCAGCTGGCCGGGGTCGCCCTTGATGGGCCTGAGGTTGGGGGCCAGCTCCAGGCCGATGGCGATCATGCGGGGCAAGGTGCTCTCCAGGATGCCCACCACCAGGCGCACCTCGTGGTTCAAATCCACCGGCACCACCCGGGCGGTGAGCTTGCGCCCCACGGTCAGCAGGCGCTGCACCAGGTCGCGGGCCCGCTCCAGGGAAGAGATCATGTTGTCCAGGCCGGGCCGCAGGTCCGGGGGCAGGCGGGGATGGGCCTTCATCACCTCGGCCTGGCCCAGGAGCACCTGGAGGATGTTGTTGAAATCGTGGGCCACGCCCCCGGCCAGGGTGCCGATGGCCTCCATCTTCTGGGACTGGCCCATGGCCTGGTTCATGCGGCGGTAGCGCAGCATGGTGAAGCCCATGCCCGCCACGATGAAGCCCAGGAAGCCGAACTCCATGAGATAGAGGGTGGGGGGCACCGCGCCCAGGGTGATCAGGAAGTCGTGCACGGCCAGCACCAGCCACAGCGTGAAGGCCACCAGGAAATAGCGGTGCTCCCGGGGGTGCTCGCGGCGCTGGCGGAACCAGAGCACATAGAGCGCCACCACCGTGAGCAGCAGATAGAGCAGGAGGTAGGGGCCCAGGGGCCCGGGCTCGGGCTCCACGAAGGGGGCGGAAAGCAGGGAGAAATCGTGGGCCACGAAGTGGTTGGAGACCATCCAGGGGGTCAGCCAGACGGTGGCGATGAGCACCAGGTTGAGCGGCCCGGCGAACCAGTGATAGCGCCGGTAGGGCAGGGAGAGGTAGCTGACCGTGAAGCCGAACAGGGTGTGGGCCAGGAACACCAGGCAGGTGTACTCCAGCTTCTCCACCACCACGGTGCCCGGCCCGGCCCCCAGGTTGTAGTCGAAGACCACCGCCCCGGCATAGACCGCGATGCCCAGGGAGACCGCCGCAGCCCACAGGTTCCACTCCTGGGCCAGGCGCCAGAAATAAAGCCATAGCTGGAACAAGCAAAAGAGCAGGGCCGCCGTGGCCAACATCAGCGGCCCGGCCGAAGCCAGGACTATGTAGTTGACGTGCATCCCGCTGGGGGCCCTCCCATCCCGGGCGGCCGTGTCCGGCCCTCCGGGGTTCCAGCAACGAGACCCTCGGGGCGGGCCTCGTCCTTTCAATCATAACCGCCGGTTCCAGGGTACATTTTTCGCACTCCGCCGACAAGCTTGACTCTTTGAATGAATAGCGTTCATAATTGTTTTAGGTCATGGCTTGTGGTCGGTAGCATCAGCACATCCAATCAGCGAACTTCTGCCCCCTCTCCATAAGCCTCCACGGGTCCCCCACTGAGCATCCAAGCCAGAACCGCCCGGCCGGTTTCCGCCCCCACCGGACCGCCGGGGTCGTCCGCCCATGCGCCGGCGGTGCGCGTGGATGTGACGTTTTCCCATCCATACCCAGTTGGTCTTGTTTCGCCTCTCCCGGCCATGCACAATAGTAATTACGAATAGCTTTTGTGGTTGTGCATCATTGTTGCCGATTGACCCGCCTGCCCGCGTGGCCCGACACCCCAACCAGGAGGCGAGCCTTGGATGAGCGTAAGGTAAAGAAAATACTGGCCGGATTGTGCCTGACCGGCCTGGTGGCCGGTTCGGGGCTCAGCGCCGGGCCGGTGATGGCGGGCAGCGGCTGAGCCGGCAAACCCAGCGCCGGAGGCGCTGACCAGGCCAAGCAGGTTCAGACCCAGGCCGAGCAAAAGGCCCAGGAGGCCAAGGAGGCCATGGAAAAGGCCAAGGAGCAGGGCAAGATGCCCGCCGCT harbors:
- the sbtA gene encoding selenobiotic family radical SAM modification target peptide — encoded protein: MDERKVKKILAGLCLTGLVAGSGLSAGPVMAGSG
- a CDS encoding response regulator, which codes for MHVNYIVLASAGPLMLATAALLFCLFQLWLYFWRLAQEWNLWAAAVSLGIAVYAGAVVFDYNLGAGPGTVVVEKLEYTCLVFLAHTLFGFTVSYLSLPYRRYHWFAGPLNLVLIATVWLTPWMVSNHFVAHDFSLLSAPFVEPEPGPLGPYLLLYLLLTVVALYVLWFRQRREHPREHRYFLVAFTLWLVLAVHDFLITLGAVPPTLYLMEFGFLGFIVAGMGFTMLRYRRMNQAMGQSQKMEAIGTLAGGVAHDFNNILQVLLGQAEVMKAHPRLPPDLRPGLDNMISSLERARDLVQRLLTVGRKLTARVVPVDLNHEVRLVVGILESTLPRMIAIGLELAPNLRPIKGDPGQLEQLLLNLASNARDAMPEGGRLSLSTANLRLGPSGLPGGGKQNLPQGDYVVLGVADTGTGMDPAALQRCYDPFFTTKEVGKGTGLGLSTVYGIVEAHGGMILCDSALGEGTRFSIYLPAADVQVSRPAAAPVLAAPAPVQRGGVLVVDDEAGIRDSVAEFLRHMGYTVLEAGSGEEALEVYAAHRGEVDVVVLDLSMPGMGGKACLQRLRAMDGEVKVLVASGYAGSDVAEELDGLGAAGFISKPFRLTELEKSLEALS